The DNA segment TCCGGCCTTTTCTACTTAATTATCCAATAGTATCCACTCATGGCCTGCCTCTTCCTGaacctgtgtctctgtcttccgCCCGGCTTTCCCACCAGGGAGAGAATATAATCTCCTACTTTCAAAGCATGTTCTGAAATGTCCCTTTCAAGGCGCTACTCAGAATAAACATGAACCTGGGCTTTCAGGTCCTCCCAAGACCTCTGTAAGAAAGAAATGGTTCATATATGTTCTGAGGAGTTATTTCTTAATCCATTTAAGGGCAAACACTGATCTTCATTTGGGATGAGTAAAACTTGTTTTCAGTTCTCCTAGTTCATGTGATTATCAAATATCCATTTTTTAAGGTCCGTACTTTTGTTTAAGGCGCCATGGTTATCTttctaaaaaaatctttgcaaCGTTCCCTATATGACAAATACCAAGAGGTAGTAAAAGCACTTCCATCCCTCTGGCCCAGCGTTTCCCTCAGTGGCGGGGGCTGAGTGGCGGATTCACTGTGACAAGCACTCTGCCCTGTGCTCAGGAGGGTCTCGACTCCTTGGTTCCTTGCCCGGAGGTCGTTTCTACTCAAACACTTAAATACTTGAATTACTGGATACTGAAATACATGATAGGCagaattaaaaattctacaaatcgGGAAttttctggcagtccagtgggttaggactcagtgctttcactgctgagtacctgagttcaatccctggtcggggaactaagatcccacaagctgcgtggtgtggctcaaaagaaaaaaaaaaaaaaaaattctacaaatctGTTCTGATATGTggataaacttttatttatatataaagggAAAACCAATTTCACTTAAAGCTGCCTAATCCATATTTCCAATAATGAAGGTGTTTAATTTACTATCCACCTTCAAAAGCCTTCAAATAAAATATAGCTaggaaaatacataaagaattcaaaTTATAAAACTCTCCAGGTAATTAAATGGTCATAATAATACCGGaactacagttaaaaaaaaaaaaaaaagaaccacaatgTTCTATGAGCCCTAACTATAGTTTACTTGGAAGTACAGATAATCAGtactaaatttatatattaagtcCTAATATTCAATTGGAAGCAAACAGTATCAAactgtataacttttaaaaattaacctgaAGTTGTTATGAACTGTATAAAAACTGATCTTATTCTTCCAGTTCTCCCAAAAGCTCTACAAAATCAGTGATGTACCATTCCGAGTTGTCCTTTACTTGTTGCCTGATCACATTTCCTCCAAATCCAATGAAAACATCctaagaagagaacaaaagagaaatagtttaaaagagagagacaaagatacAGCAGCAGCCTAGGGCAGTAAGTGttgtttaaaagaataaactcTGTGCAAAGAGAGGTGAGCCCAGCCTCACCTGGggcacctccctccccagctccccgggagcctcccctcctcctgccctgagAATGAATGAGTCTGACCACCACTGCTGCAGATGCATTCAGCTGGACATTGTGGGCTTCAGGAGAACTGAAGCCCTCTTAAAACCAAGACAATTGCTTACAAAACTAAAACCACACCAGGTGGTAAACATCTGAGTTCTAAACTAGGTGGCAATCACGTCCAGGTCAGACAATTTCAGAGAAAGAAGATCAAAGAGAAGCCTGTGGTGCCGTGGAAATGCCCGAGGCCTGGAATCAGGACCAGAGCAGGTATCTCCCGGCTGGCATCCTGGGTGAAACTGAGGGACCTCCCTCCCAGGAGGGCATGTTATTCTGGGCTGAAGGAGATGACAACCCCAGAGTGTGTTAGCAGCATTCCACTTTTCACTGGTAGAATTATTTAAAGTtacattgtttcattaatttctgctcagTGATACCTTCTTTTAGTCAATGAtctttttaaatggtattttctctttttctgccagGCTACAGACACAATATACACTAATTTAGAAGTACAAAATTCTTACTTGacctttgtcttcatttttattttcataccaTACAAGGGCGGGCGGGGGGGCAGGGAATAACTAGATACTTCCCTTCTAGTTAAATTTAGCCTCCTCCTAACTGAGCTCCCTGCCTCTGCTGCAGCCCTTTCTGCATGCCAGCACCAGCTCAGCTGTCCTAACACACTGACTTGTTCCTTCTCGGTCCAGAAGCCTTCCAGGGCTTCCCAGGACCCAAAGGTAACACCAGAGTGCCTGGTATGTGGGGTCTTCTTCTCTTGCTGAAGAGAAAGCTCACTTGTGCCTAGGACCATGCTAGTACATCCTTACTGTGCTCTGCTGCTTCCCCTCCCTCTAGaaattccacacacacacacaccccgccaaGTCCTGCCAGGCCTCCACATGGAGGCTGCTAACCGTCCTTTAGGGCACAGATTCCTCTGACCACCTTCCAGGGCTACACACCTGCATGCACACCACTTTCTCTTGGTTCAGTCAGGCTATATCATTTTCTGACTGGTAGGTCATCTGGAATTTGTAATTTTGCTCTTTCTGGACACCGGGATCGGGGGCCCCCTGAGAGAACCCTGCATTTTATGCCTTGCTATTCAACTAGCCCGGCGTTCACTACTTAGTCGACCCCAACATCGGCTATAAATCATCTAAGAACGTGTTATCTCGAACTGACTCAAGTAGTGTTAGAAGGATCCCAAAAGATTCTTTAACCACGAATGCTTAATCATTGACAGAGAAAGATGCTATTTTTAGATCTCAGGAAACTAGGTAGTAAAACGTTCACCACTATATTTTTGGTTCAGTTTTTCTTAAGTTAGAACAAGACAATATAGTCAAAGTCCTACATGAAAGGGACATGTGATAAATTAAGATATTGGCTTAACTTAAGATATGGGCTATATAGCATTTGTTTCCTGCTAGTCTCAGAAAACAATGTTAATTCAGAGGAATAAAATGCCTTAATATGGGTGTGGTCTcaaacctccctgagcctcagttctctgatCAGTAAAAAGGAGAAGATAATACTcttacctcacagggctgttatgaggattaaatgagataacgtatGAGGAAATAGTTTatcaaatataaaacattacAATTTCGGTTATAGTAATAAGAGCTGCATTATTTGTGGAAATGAAGCCAAACCTTGTTGAGCACATACTCGGGCTAAGAGGTGGCAGCCATCCTGCAGGGACAGGGgtctttgaaagttttaaaaggtttttaagtTCCTTATTTGCAACCCTCCTTGGGTTTGCAAAAAGTCAATTAATATATTGAGattgaatttgttttatttatcttggttTTTTATTTCAGGCTGATACAGGTTTTTGTTTAACTCTCACAAATTGTACTGAGTTCTAAGTCAGCTGTCAACAGTAAAAatacaaacgcaaaacaattagtACACTTAATACATACAGCAGGAGGACAGGCTTCCATGTCTGTGGCTCCATCTCCAATCATGACtactttcttaaaatgaaatttttcctttaaaagtttaataacttTTCCTTTCCCACCAGATTCGGCTGTTGGCTGCATCTCATCAAAACCTGCATATTCACCTTAAAAGAGCCATTAAAACAGTGTTAAAGATCCACAGGATTGTATCAGTAGGGCCAGCCTTTTGCACAGATGATAGCCTCACCTTCCTATCACTCACAAAGCTAAAAACAGCCTTCAGTAAAGTGACACAGCCTGGACTTTCACACTTATTCCTCAGAATGAAcaagttttgcttttaaattacaAACACCTCTTGTCAAGGTTACTCCTTTAGATGATAAACATCTTGGGGTAAATTAACTTTATCCTCTAAGCTTCCAGtgtcataattgtcaaaacttgttGAGGTGGCAGAACACCATGAAAtagtaatatattaatttaaaacatgTTGATATACAATTTCATCTAAGAGGAGATTCCTATTTATATTTGATGGATTATTTCTATTCTTACAGTAATTACCACACTTattctctacttcttttttttaatgatttctatCTATAGACCCTTAAAAAGTGTTCTATTAAcacatgtaatttatttttaattaatattatttggtGTTAAGAATGTCAGCCACCCCTTGACATAACTGGAGACATCTTGAGATGACAGAAAACTACAGCTGTGGTTCTGTGATGGTCCAGAGAGGGGCCAGGAGGTGCCTCCAAAGGCAGCTAAAGTGCAGCGACTTGCTCACAAATTAACTCTCCTTCCTGAGTCTAAATTGATTCAGATACATGAGAGCTTTCATAGAACTGAAATATGATGCATAACAAAATAAGTCACGAGGGTTACATAAGAACTAACATTTTACTCAGTACAGACATTTATATACAGATAGATGATTATATCGATACTGAAGGTAGGAGAGATGATGACCTAAGTCTATTTTGCAGGGCAAACGATACCAAGGTGCAAAAGACATCAGTAAAGAGAATCCTTTACCTCAACATTTAACTCTGATTCCACCTTGCTTGAGTTGCATTCCAACAGACATTACCTAGGATGTTGAATACTAAAACTGATAAGAAGGAGAAAATGTTACTATTAAAGACTTACCATTAAAGTAGAATTTCAGCCTGTTGGCAAATACATTGGTTGATGGGATGTTGAGCTTTGAAGCAACATGCTCCACAATGCTCCTAAAGCCTCCAGATATTAGAAAAACCTGAACATTTCGCTCTTGTAGGCGACTTACTAGCTCcctgaaagaataaaaacaaaaaacatataaaataccaaatgctgatgaatataaaagagaaaacatgaaaaggaaactcaaatatattttttctccaaatGCATTTGCCCAAGGTACATCAGACAAGGTATACCGCCTAATgaattaatgttttatatatgtttttctaaaaGCACTTAGAAATTAGTGGGTGGGGCTTAACTGCTTTAGGAAACCATTCCGCAACTCTATTCTGCCCATGGACCCAGAAACACAAGAAGAAGAGGAGGCTTAGGCTCTccgtggggagagagggagggcagaCGTGGCAGGAACAACTAGCAGACAAGACCATATACAAGTACCGAAGGAACCACAAAGAAGGGAGCTCTAAAGTAATGGTGAGATACCCTCAGGAGGACATGCCCCCAAATGCAGGTGCTGATAGGGAGACAGTGTACCCAGACTGGGGAGCCCCTTACCTTATGCCGGGGGTCAGGTGTGGTGGGTGCTCTGCTATAAGCCTTTGCACCTGTTCCCTAGAGGGCTGGATCAGAGCTAAGCGCTCTGTGAGGGCAGCCTTGAAAGGCACTGCCCCGCCCATGGCTCGCCGTGTCCTAGGAGGAAGACCCAAAAATCAGGCCAGCTAAGTGCTGTCTTCGAAGTTTACACGCCtaccc comes from the Delphinus delphis chromosome 15, mDelDel1.2, whole genome shotgun sequence genome and includes:
- the PSPH gene encoding phosphoserine phosphatase, with the protein product MVSHSELRKLFCSADAVCFDVDSTVIREEGIDELAKFCGVEDAVSEMTRRAMGGAVPFKAALTERLALIQPSREQVQRLIAEHPPHLTPGIRELVSRLQERNVQVFLISGGFRSIVEHVASKLNIPSTNVFANRLKFYFNGEYAGFDEMQPTAESGGKGKVIKLLKEKFHFKKVVMIGDGATDMEACPPADVFIGFGGNVIRQQVKDNSEWYITDFVELLGELEE